A genomic segment from Leptolyngbya boryana PCC 6306 encodes:
- the coaD gene encoding pantetheine-phosphate adenylyltransferase — protein sequence MIAIYPGSFDPITYGHLDLIKRGALLFDRVIVAVLRNPNKTPLFTVQQRLEQIRIAVQQIPNVEADSFEGLTVTYAQLRGASALLRGLRAVSDFEMELQMAHTNKTLSTQIETVFLATSNEYSFLSSSVVREIARFGGSIDHLVPTHVAEDIYRCYAKNHPVSALTDSPLPNAATMVQETCKE from the coding sequence GTGATTGCAATCTATCCTGGCAGTTTTGACCCGATTACATACGGACATCTCGACTTAATTAAGCGAGGTGCACTGTTGTTCGATCGAGTGATCGTCGCCGTTCTGCGAAACCCTAACAAAACTCCGCTCTTTACTGTTCAACAGCGTTTAGAGCAGATCCGGATCGCAGTCCAGCAAATTCCCAACGTGGAAGCCGATAGCTTTGAGGGCTTGACTGTAACTTATGCTCAACTGCGAGGCGCATCTGCCCTCTTACGAGGATTACGAGCCGTTTCTGACTTTGAGATGGAGTTACAAATGGCACACACCAATAAAACATTATCGACTCAGATCGAGACGGTATTTCTTGCCACCTCGAATGAGTACAGTTTTCTGAGCAGTAGTGTTGTTCGAGAAATCGCCAGATTTGGTGGTTCGATCGACCATCTTGTTCCTACCCATGTCGCCGAAGATATTTACCGATGCTACGCCAAGAATCACCCAGTATCAGCCCTGACGGATTCACCGCTCCCGAACGCCGCAACAATGGTGCAAGAGACGTGCAAAGAGTAG
- a CDS encoding ATP synthase F0 subunit B, giving the protein MLRQESPSISPDGFTAPERRNNGARDVQRVGSLDIQRELNRLEEMILDSPRIPLSRRTLIDEEQFLDQLDLVRLSLPEAFHEAVEIARHRDEILDQAEQYAQEIVEEAERRAAQMMNESGIIQRAEQEAQQIRLSVQQECEAVQQQTIAQIEQMRRQAQQDLDEMRRMAIEESEDVQNGADEYADKVLRDMESQMTEMLRIVRNGRAQLQINQPQPQQVAPPKPMPPKGNSEQRKPQQ; this is encoded by the coding sequence ATGCTACGCCAAGAATCACCCAGTATCAGCCCTGACGGATTCACCGCTCCCGAACGCCGCAACAATGGTGCAAGAGACGTGCAAAGAGTAGGAAGTCTCGATATTCAAAGAGAGTTGAATCGGCTGGAGGAGATGATTCTCGACAGCCCTAGAATTCCGCTATCGCGCCGCACGCTGATTGATGAAGAGCAGTTTCTCGATCAGTTAGACCTGGTACGGTTGAGCTTGCCCGAAGCATTTCATGAAGCGGTCGAAATTGCCCGCCATCGAGATGAGATTCTCGATCAGGCAGAACAGTACGCTCAAGAAATTGTCGAAGAAGCAGAACGCCGCGCGGCTCAGATGATGAATGAGTCCGGCATTATTCAACGAGCAGAGCAAGAAGCGCAGCAGATTCGCCTCTCGGTACAGCAAGAATGTGAAGCAGTCCAACAGCAAACGATCGCTCAAATTGAGCAGATGCGTCGCCAAGCTCAGCAAGATCTAGACGAGATGCGTCGAATGGCGATCGAGGAAAGTGAAGATGTGCAGAATGGGGCGGATGAGTACGCTGATAAGGTGCTGCGCGACATGGAATCGCAGATGACAGAGATGCTAAGAATTGTCCGCAATGGTCGGGCACAGTTGCAGATCAATCAGCCACAACCACAACAAGTTGCTCCACCCAAGCCAATGCCGCCAAAGGGCAATTCAGAACAACGCAAGCCTCAGCAGTAG
- a CDS encoding c-type cytochrome: protein MLKFIAILLSAVLLFSSPAWADESPAQLFELQCAGCHVNGGNIVRRGKTLKLKALEKNGYATVEAIVAIITNGKGNMSAYKDRLNESEIQSVAEYVLDRAHQNWN, encoded by the coding sequence ATGCTGAAATTCATTGCCATTCTCTTAAGTGCTGTTTTACTTTTTTCGTCGCCAGCTTGGGCAGATGAGTCACCTGCACAGTTATTTGAGCTTCAGTGTGCGGGCTGTCATGTGAATGGGGGCAACATTGTGCGACGCGGAAAAACACTGAAGCTGAAAGCACTAGAAAAGAATGGATACGCAACCGTCGAAGCGATCGTGGCAATTATTACCAACGGAAAAGGAAATATGTCTGCTTACAAAGATCGCTTGAACGAATCAGAGATTCAATCCGTTGCTGAATATGTTCTCGATCGCGCTCATCAAAACTGGAACTGA